A region from the Rufibacter sp. DG15C genome encodes:
- a CDS encoding phospholipase D-like domain-containing protein: MSLSSFLSPSAAKIKTGVYFSPGEECLNAIISCILAAKSSLKICVFTISDDRITRAILQAFQKGVAIELLTDNEKLFDKGSDIKELGLAGLTIRVDNTANHMHHKFAVIDQTHVLTGSYNWTRSAALYNHENLLISSDPLLVKPYLYEFDTLWAEMVPFQ; this comes from the coding sequence ATGTCCCTTTCGTCCTTCCTCTCTCCTTCTGCGGCCAAAATTAAAACCGGCGTTTACTTTAGCCCCGGCGAAGAATGCCTCAACGCCATCATTTCCTGCATTCTAGCCGCCAAGTCGTCGCTCAAGATTTGCGTGTTCACCATCTCAGATGACCGCATTACCAGGGCCATATTGCAAGCGTTCCAGAAAGGCGTGGCCATTGAACTGCTCACCGACAACGAGAAGCTGTTTGACAAGGGATCAGATATTAAGGAACTGGGGCTGGCGGGCCTGACCATACGCGTAGACAACACTGCCAACCACATGCACCATAAGTTTGCGGTGATTGACCAAACACACGTGCTCACGGGCAGCTACAACTGGACTAGAAGCGCCGCGCTCTACAACCATGAAAACCTGTTAATTTCCTCAGACCCGCTGCTGGTAAAACCCTACTTGTATGAGTTTGATACGCTTTGGGCTGAGATGGTGCCTTTCCAGTAA
- the arsC gene encoding arsenate reductase (glutaredoxin) (This arsenate reductase requires both glutathione and glutaredoxin to convert arsenate to arsenite, after which the efflux transporter formed by ArsA and ArsB can extrude the arsenite from the cell, providing resistance.) yields MVTIYHNNRCSKSRETLDLLENAGQEVEVVSYLTNPPTVQELKNVLAKLQMAPEDIIRKGEALYKEQYAGKHLTQDEWIQVLVENPVLIERPIVVNGDKAVIGRPPQNVLTIL; encoded by the coding sequence ATGGTTACCATCTACCACAACAACAGATGCAGTAAAAGCCGTGAGACGCTGGACCTACTTGAAAATGCAGGCCAGGAAGTTGAAGTAGTGTCCTACCTTACTAACCCGCCCACAGTCCAAGAACTGAAAAACGTACTAGCCAAGTTGCAAATGGCTCCCGAAGACATCATTAGAAAAGGAGAAGCGCTATACAAAGAGCAATACGCCGGGAAGCACCTCACGCAGGATGAGTGGATTCAAGTGCTGGTAGAAAATCCTGTTTTGATTGAGCGCCCCATAGTCGTCAACGGTGATAAAGCGGTGATTGGCCGTCCGCCCCAAAACGTGTTGACTATCCTTTAG
- a CDS encoding aldo/keto reductase: MNYNLFSDTGVLVSELCLGAMTFGGGENAGIWAQIGQLQQQEVNRLLTTSIDAGINFIDTANVYSFGQSETLLGAGLKQLGLKRDELFIATKVRGKMGEGVNQQGLSRYHIFQSVEDSLKRLQLDHIDLLYVHGVDPATSVEQIVHTLHDVVMTGKVRYVGVCNWPAWMVMKAVGIAQQRGWHGFKAMQYFYTPANRDSERDLLPLALDQNLAFMPWSPLAGGFLSGKFTRDQTNTGGGSRRDTFDFPVIDKEKAYDIIDVLQKIGESYSVSAAEVTLAWVRQQRGVTSTIIGAKKAEQLTSNIHSTTLELTVDELAQINQASQHDPGYPNWMVERQSTGRFPEPKK; this comes from the coding sequence ATGAACTACAACCTTTTCAGTGATACGGGTGTGCTGGTCTCAGAGCTGTGCCTGGGCGCCATGACCTTCGGCGGTGGAGAAAACGCCGGCATCTGGGCCCAGATTGGCCAATTACAGCAACAGGAAGTCAACCGACTGCTCACTACTTCCATAGACGCGGGCATCAATTTTATAGACACCGCCAATGTGTACTCCTTCGGGCAGAGCGAAACGTTGTTGGGCGCCGGGCTCAAGCAACTGGGCCTTAAGCGGGATGAACTGTTCATTGCCACCAAAGTACGCGGCAAGATGGGCGAAGGCGTGAACCAGCAGGGCTTGTCTAGGTACCACATTTTCCAGAGCGTAGAAGACAGCCTCAAGCGCCTGCAACTAGACCACATAGACTTGCTGTACGTGCACGGCGTTGACCCTGCCACCTCTGTAGAGCAGATTGTACACACCCTGCATGACGTGGTCATGACGGGCAAGGTGCGCTACGTGGGCGTCTGCAACTGGCCCGCCTGGATGGTCATGAAAGCCGTGGGTATTGCCCAGCAGCGGGGCTGGCACGGCTTCAAAGCCATGCAGTACTTTTATACGCCCGCCAACCGCGACTCAGAACGAGACCTGCTGCCGCTGGCCCTGGACCAGAATCTGGCGTTCATGCCTTGGAGTCCGTTGGCTGGTGGTTTCCTGTCCGGTAAGTTCACCAGAGACCAAACCAACACCGGCGGTGGAAGCCGAAGAGATACCTTTGACTTTCCTGTCATTGACAAAGAAAAGGCCTATGACATTATTGATGTGCTGCAGAAGATAGGGGAGAGCTACAGTGTATCTGCCGCCGAGGTTACTCTGGCCTGGGTGCGCCAGCAGCGCGGCGTGACCAGCACCATCATTGGGGCTAAAAAAGCCGAGCAGCTTACCTCCAACATTCACTCCACCACCCTGGAACTGACGGTAGATGAACTTGCCCAAATCAACCAGGCCAGCCAGCACGACCCTGGCTACCCCAACTGGATGGTAGAGCGCCAAAGCACCGGCCGCTTCCCAGAGCCCAAAAAATAG
- a CDS encoding S9 family peptidase, translating to MAFLLFWWVSLSFGFAQQQASNLVQITDMLKIKQMGSVALSPDGKQVAFTVTSIEPDATQKNEFKYVTQLYLQPTNGSAPARQLTYGTNNATQPTWSPDGKQLAFVRVADGKAQIFLLSFAGGEPVQLTKFKYGASQPRWSPNGQQILFTSGFALRELLADSLLNPTRDVPKWSYEKPGFFQNEHLRPNTSKANPDGSLAEIRNYLDQNEKDNKAKVINQLSFQEESTTSSTINLSHVFIMDAKPGATPKDLTPGFASSSNPYFVNNGQQVVFEGDSKVEENPNRALENSIYLINADGSGLKSLVSKPGYSYNGLSVSASGKMLAFQYSQAMQVAHPILMVMPVSGTPNDITTIAYDRTKSNLVWDEKDRTLYFLSPSNGGFVLNRADVKSKKVTQLTDFNSGVNSFDVKKGQLVFAKTEVANPNELYAANAEVRNVKRLTSFNYDWVTAKKLSQPEKHTFTNSKGQTVEYWVMKPTNYVAGQKYPLLLEIHGGPTAMWGPGESSMWHEYQYFAAKGYGVVYANPRGSGGYGEEFMRANIKDWGAGPASDVLTALDKTVAEGWADTSKLAITGGSYGGYLVSWILAHDKRFKAACSQRGVYDLTTFFGEGNAWRLVPNYFGGYPWEAQHKAIIQSESPFTYVQNITTPLIIFHGENDLRTGVIQSEMLYKALKILNRPVEYVRHPGATHEITRTGNNRQRIDQMLRTYEFFERYMK from the coding sequence ATGGCTTTCCTGCTTTTCTGGTGGGTAAGCCTTTCCTTTGGCTTTGCCCAGCAACAGGCCAGCAACTTGGTCCAGATCACAGACATGCTCAAGATCAAGCAAATGGGTTCTGTGGCCTTGTCACCAGATGGCAAACAGGTAGCCTTTACGGTAACCAGCATTGAGCCGGACGCCACCCAGAAAAACGAGTTCAAGTACGTGACCCAGCTGTACCTGCAACCTACCAATGGCAGCGCGCCCGCCCGGCAGCTCACCTACGGCACCAACAACGCCACCCAACCCACCTGGAGCCCAGATGGCAAGCAACTGGCTTTTGTGCGCGTGGCAGATGGCAAGGCCCAGATTTTCTTGCTTTCGTTTGCCGGTGGTGAGCCCGTGCAGTTAACCAAGTTCAAGTACGGCGCCAGCCAACCGCGCTGGAGTCCCAACGGACAGCAGATCTTGTTCACGTCGGGCTTTGCGCTGCGGGAGTTACTGGCAGATTCGCTTTTAAACCCCACGCGTGATGTACCCAAATGGTCTTATGAGAAGCCGGGCTTCTTCCAGAATGAGCACCTGCGGCCCAATACTTCCAAAGCCAACCCAGATGGATCCTTAGCTGAGATCAGAAACTATCTGGACCAGAACGAGAAAGACAACAAGGCCAAGGTAATTAACCAATTGTCTTTTCAGGAAGAGTCCACTACTTCTTCTACCATCAACCTTTCCCATGTGTTCATCATGGATGCCAAGCCGGGGGCCACGCCCAAGGACCTGACGCCCGGCTTTGCGTCCAGCTCCAATCCATATTTTGTCAACAACGGGCAACAGGTGGTGTTTGAAGGCGATTCCAAAGTAGAAGAAAATCCAAATAGGGCCCTGGAGAATTCCATCTATCTCATTAATGCTGATGGTAGTGGACTTAAATCCCTGGTTTCTAAGCCTGGCTACTCTTACAATGGCTTGTCCGTGTCTGCGTCCGGTAAAATGCTGGCCTTCCAATACAGCCAGGCCATGCAGGTGGCGCATCCTATTTTAATGGTCATGCCCGTTAGCGGCACGCCAAACGACATTACCACCATTGCCTATGACCGAACCAAAAGCAATCTGGTTTGGGATGAGAAAGACCGTACTCTCTATTTCCTGTCTCCGTCTAACGGTGGTTTTGTCTTAAACCGCGCCGATGTCAAAAGTAAAAAAGTGACCCAACTCACCGACTTCAACAGCGGCGTAAACAGCTTTGACGTCAAGAAAGGACAATTAGTCTTTGCCAAGACTGAAGTAGCCAACCCTAATGAATTGTATGCCGCCAACGCCGAGGTTAGGAACGTCAAGCGTCTCACTTCTTTTAATTATGACTGGGTAACTGCCAAAAAATTAAGCCAGCCCGAAAAGCACACCTTCACCAACAGCAAAGGCCAGACCGTAGAGTATTGGGTCATGAAACCTACCAACTACGTGGCCGGTCAGAAATACCCATTATTATTAGAGATTCACGGTGGACCAACGGCCATGTGGGGACCCGGCGAAAGCAGCATGTGGCATGAGTACCAGTACTTCGCGGCGAAGGGCTATGGGGTGGTGTATGCCAACCCACGCGGCTCTGGCGGCTACGGCGAGGAATTCATGCGCGCCAACATCAAGGACTGGGGTGCAGGTCCGGCCAGTGACGTCTTGACCGCGCTGGACAAAACCGTAGCAGAAGGCTGGGCAGACACCTCCAAACTAGCCATCACTGGTGGCTCTTACGGCGGCTATCTGGTTTCCTGGATTCTGGCTCATGACAAACGCTTCAAGGCGGCCTGCTCGCAGCGGGGCGTGTATGACTTGACCACGTTCTTCGGGGAAGGGAACGCCTGGCGCTTAGTGCCCAACTACTTTGGCGGCTACCCTTGGGAGGCCCAGCACAAAGCCATCATCCAGAGCGAGTCGCCGTTCACCTACGTGCAGAATATCACTACCCCGCTCATCATCTTCCATGGTGAGAATGACCTGCGCACCGGCGTCATTCAAAGCGAAATGCTCTACAAGGCCCTCAAAATCCTGAACCGTCCGGTAGAATATGTGCGGCACCCAGGGGCCACGCATGAGATCACGCGCACGGGCAACAACCGCCAGCGCATCGACCAAATGCTCCGCACCTATGAGTTCTTTGAGCGGTACATGAAGTAA
- a CDS encoding DinB family protein, translating into MELNQILLQEFKQEAKSTRRMLERIPSDKFEWQPHSKSTPLGTLAAHVAEIPEMFIAGSLGSEEKDFVKEKYKPFKPTTTEELLAYHDQVVANVTEVLTNATYADLGKNWTLRHGEHVIFSMPKTAVIRNVALNHLIHHRGQLSVYLRLLDIPVPGMYGPTADDAFKGA; encoded by the coding sequence ATGGAATTGAATCAAATACTATTACAGGAGTTCAAGCAAGAGGCCAAAAGCACTAGAAGAATGCTGGAGCGCATTCCCTCAGACAAATTTGAGTGGCAGCCGCATTCCAAAAGCACGCCCTTGGGCACCTTGGCCGCGCACGTAGCAGAAATCCCAGAGATGTTCATTGCGGGCTCATTGGGCTCAGAAGAGAAGGACTTTGTCAAAGAGAAATACAAACCGTTCAAGCCAACTACCACTGAAGAGCTGCTCGCCTACCATGACCAGGTGGTGGCCAACGTCACTGAAGTTCTCACCAACGCAACTTATGCAGACCTGGGTAAAAACTGGACGCTTCGGCACGGGGAACATGTGATTTTTTCTATGCCCAAGACAGCGGTGATTAGAAACGTAGCCCTAAACCACCTCATCCACCACCGCGGGCAATTGTCTGTTTATTTAAGGTTGCTGGACATTCCGGTGCCGGGCATGTACGGCCCAACCGCTGATGATGCCTTCAAAGGTGCATAG
- a CDS encoding sensor histidine kinase KdpD: protein MIGRGSGAQAWIQRKWMHLVGSSDEFSMEQRVYNTFSLITILGIGYNIPFNILSRLYGPFFVTLFLLALVTYAFYLSRFKGKYQRSFLILSISIHAGLGINYFFNDGITGPTLVLLSLFFFPILVVATNSRYWIWTSVNVGLIILLALTEYLYPEVILGKYLSRETRFIDMVTTYLIVILLIRVCTVFLLNHYNNARLATEEANKALQKLNQEKTKLLSIISHDLHAPLANIQGYLQFLTKAEMPAEQQMQIKTQLLQNTQTTLDMLTNVLAWSKSHMEGGKKTMLSINVDQSLSSTLELFKDIARRKDIKLEYRLDKDLHIVGEVEFLQLVVRNLVNNAIKFTNSGGVIAVSAVKDGDFLLLQVKDSGNGKPALLSPDIFLLNSGTTYGTKQEKGVGLGLVLCREFVEAQNGRIWFESHPTSGASFFVEVPLVPEADVSVPVEPLIEAAV, encoded by the coding sequence ATGATAGGAAGAGGGAGTGGGGCGCAGGCCTGGATACAACGTAAATGGATGCACTTAGTGGGCTCAAGCGATGAGTTTTCTATGGAGCAGCGGGTTTACAACACCTTTTCGCTTATTACCATTCTAGGAATTGGGTACAACATTCCGTTTAACATCCTTTCAAGGTTGTACGGTCCCTTCTTTGTGACCTTGTTCCTGTTGGCTCTGGTGACGTATGCGTTCTACCTTTCTAGGTTTAAAGGCAAGTACCAGCGCAGTTTTTTGATCCTGTCTATCTCCATTCACGCAGGACTGGGCATCAATTACTTCTTTAACGACGGTATTACCGGGCCCACGCTGGTTTTACTGTCCTTGTTTTTCTTCCCTATTCTGGTGGTGGCTACCAACAGCCGTTACTGGATCTGGACGTCTGTCAACGTAGGGCTTATCATCTTGCTGGCACTGACAGAGTACCTGTACCCCGAAGTCATCTTGGGCAAGTACCTCTCCCGTGAGACCCGTTTCATTGACATGGTCACCACCTACCTGATCGTGATCCTGCTCATACGGGTGTGCACCGTTTTCTTGCTCAACCATTACAACAATGCCCGTCTGGCTACCGAAGAGGCGAACAAGGCCTTGCAAAAGCTAAACCAAGAGAAGACCAAGCTGCTGTCCATTATCTCGCATGACTTGCACGCCCCCTTGGCCAACATTCAGGGCTACCTGCAGTTCCTGACCAAAGCAGAAATGCCGGCAGAACAGCAGATGCAGATTAAAACCCAGTTGCTGCAAAACACCCAAACCACCTTAGATATGCTCACCAACGTGCTGGCTTGGTCTAAAAGCCACATGGAAGGCGGTAAGAAAACGATGCTATCTATCAACGTGGACCAGTCATTATCCTCTACGTTGGAGCTGTTTAAAGACATTGCCCGCCGCAAGGACATAAAGCTGGAGTACCGCCTGGATAAAGACTTACATATTGTGGGCGAAGTAGAATTTCTGCAATTGGTGGTGAGAAACCTGGTAAACAACGCGATTAAGTTCACAAATTCTGGAGGGGTCATTGCCGTTAGCGCCGTCAAAGACGGTGATTTCTTACTGTTACAGGTCAAGGACAGCGGCAATGGGAAACCAGCCCTCTTGTCACCAGATATTTTCTTGCTGAACAGCGGCACCACCTACGGTACCAAGCAAGAAAAAGGCGTTGGCCTGGGACTGGTGCTCTGCCGCGAGTTTGTGGAAGCCCAAAACGGCCGCATCTGGTTTGAAAGCCATCCTACGTCTGGCGCTAGTTTCTTTGTAGAAGTGCCTTTAGTACCAGAAGCAGATGTGAGCGTTCCAGTAGAGCCCTTAATAGAAGCCGCTGTTTAA
- a CDS encoding M20/M25/M40 family metallo-hydrolase — MKTMKTVSTRHLPKAFLVALLLSAQVGQAQNQNNTQTQLPKNPVVEAIVKEATENSQLERLAYELLDGIGPRLVGSPQMKQANDWAVAKYQGWGIMARNERWGDWRGWERGTSQIEMVAPRIKSLEGTQLAWSPATKGKGVTAELITLPAEITDSLAFLKWLPSVKGKLVMISMYQPTGRPDYNWQEFALKESFEKMKAQRTAQTEAWRNKLTKTGYTSRTLPVVLEKAGAAGIVMSNWSAGFGVNKIFNAFTKKIPTVDLALEDYGMLYRMVEAGDKPKINIKTNSKELGVVPAFNTIAEIKGSEKPNEYVILSAHFDSWDGGSGATDNGTGTIVMMEAMRILKKIYPNPKRTILVGHWGSEEQGLNGSRAFVEDHPEIVKNIQAVFNQDNGTGRVVNISGQGFLHSYDYIGRWLTAVPASIRQPIETNFPGTPGGGGSDHASFVAAGAPAFSLSSLNWSYGTYTWHTNRDTYDKIVFDDVRSNAILTAILAYMASEDPTKTSREKIVLPVNPRSGQPGTWPVQSKPTRKGGLD; from the coding sequence ATGAAAACTATGAAAACTGTGTCTACCCGCCACTTGCCTAAGGCGTTCCTGGTGGCTCTTCTGCTGTCTGCCCAAGTGGGCCAGGCCCAGAACCAAAACAACACCCAAACGCAGCTCCCTAAAAACCCGGTGGTGGAAGCCATTGTCAAAGAAGCCACGGAGAACTCCCAACTAGAGCGTTTGGCCTATGAGTTACTGGATGGAATTGGCCCGCGCTTGGTGGGCTCCCCGCAGATGAAACAAGCCAATGACTGGGCCGTGGCCAAGTACCAGGGCTGGGGAATCATGGCCCGCAATGAAAGGTGGGGCGATTGGCGCGGCTGGGAAAGAGGCACCTCCCAAATAGAAATGGTGGCTCCTAGAATTAAAAGCTTAGAAGGAACGCAGCTGGCCTGGAGCCCTGCCACCAAAGGCAAAGGCGTCACCGCCGAGTTGATTACCCTGCCAGCCGAAATCACAGATTCCTTGGCCTTCTTAAAATGGCTTCCGTCTGTGAAAGGCAAATTGGTCATGATCTCTATGTACCAGCCTACGGGTCGTCCAGACTACAACTGGCAGGAGTTCGCCTTGAAAGAATCTTTTGAGAAAATGAAAGCGCAACGCACTGCCCAAACCGAGGCTTGGCGTAACAAGCTCACCAAAACGGGGTATACCAGCCGCACCTTACCAGTGGTTTTAGAAAAAGCGGGGGCTGCAGGCATTGTCATGTCTAACTGGTCGGCGGGTTTTGGCGTGAACAAGATCTTCAATGCCTTCACCAAGAAAATCCCGACGGTAGACCTGGCCCTAGAAGACTATGGCATGCTGTACCGCATGGTAGAAGCAGGTGACAAACCCAAGATCAACATCAAAACCAATTCCAAAGAGTTGGGCGTGGTGCCGGCGTTCAATACCATTGCAGAAATCAAAGGCTCAGAGAAGCCCAATGAATACGTGATTCTTTCGGCGCACTTTGACTCTTGGGACGGCGGTTCTGGTGCCACAGACAACGGTACTGGCACTATTGTCATGATGGAGGCCATGCGCATTTTAAAGAAAATCTACCCCAACCCTAAGCGCACCATTTTGGTGGGCCACTGGGGAAGCGAGGAGCAGGGCTTGAACGGTTCCCGCGCGTTTGTAGAGGATCATCCAGAGATTGTTAAGAACATCCAGGCAGTCTTCAACCAGGATAATGGAACGGGCCGCGTGGTGAACATCTCGGGGCAGGGATTCTTGCATTCCTATGATTACATAGGCCGTTGGCTAACGGCTGTGCCGGCGTCTATCCGTCAGCCCATAGAAACCAACTTCCCGGGTACGCCAGGTGGCGGCGGGTCTGATCATGCCTCTTTTGTAGCAGCGGGCGCTCCGGCGTTTTCATTGAGTTCTTTGAACTGGTCGTATGGTACCTACACCTGGCACACCAACCGTGACACCTATGACAAGATTGTGTTTGATGATGTGCGCAGCAACGCTATTCTAACGGCCATCTTAGCATACATGGCCAGCGAAGACCCAACCAAGACATCAAGAGAAAAGATTGTCTTGCCGGTAAACCCAAGATCGGGTCAGCCAGGTACTTGGCCAGTTCAGTCTAAACCTACCCGTAAAGGAGGCTTGGACTAA
- a CDS encoding CsbD family protein: MHEHEYRARGNWNEIKGKMKQAYGDLSDDDLTYDEGQEDEWIGKLQQKIGKGKHEVKSWIDSL; the protein is encoded by the coding sequence ATGCACGAACATGAATATAGAGCCCGCGGTAACTGGAACGAAATCAAGGGCAAAATGAAGCAAGCGTACGGGGACTTGTCTGATGACGATCTAACTTATGACGAAGGTCAGGAAGACGAATGGATCGGGAAACTACAGCAGAAGATAGGCAAAGGAAAACACGAAGTGAAATCTTGGATTGACTCTCTGTAA
- a CDS encoding acyl-CoA desaturase: MATPRFLQPTGFHAELKNRINQYFTDRGTSPTGNYKLYTKAIILISSLILLYVHLVFFTPTVWVALLECVLLGGVTAAIGFNVMHDGGHGSFSKKKWLNELAGLSLNVMGANIFMWTTKHNVIHHTYTNIDGVDDDLDARPFLRLCENQKHLGIHKYQHFYFWGAYAMLYIYWIFFTDYVKYFTQKVGDIPLKKMKRADHISFWAFKVQHFLMFVVVPIYMVGFLPWLVGFLVYGMFTGLVLSIVFQLAHTVEDAHFPVATVETNKIEDEWAIHQLRTTANFATKNKVVSWLTGGLNFQIEHHLFPKISHVHYPEISKIIKQTCAEYKIPYIEYEKTRTAIASHISHLRYLAKAA; this comes from the coding sequence ATGGCTACGCCAAGATTTTTGCAACCCACTGGCTTTCACGCAGAGCTGAAAAACCGGATCAATCAGTACTTCACCGATCGTGGTACATCTCCCACCGGTAACTATAAGCTTTACACCAAAGCGATCATCCTCATCTCCAGCTTAATCTTATTGTATGTGCACTTAGTGTTCTTCACCCCAACCGTGTGGGTGGCGCTATTAGAATGCGTTTTGCTGGGCGGCGTAACCGCGGCCATTGGCTTTAACGTGATGCATGACGGTGGTCACGGGAGTTTCAGTAAGAAGAAGTGGCTGAATGAGCTTGCCGGACTTTCTTTGAACGTGATGGGGGCCAACATCTTTATGTGGACCACCAAGCACAACGTCATTCACCACACCTACACCAATATTGACGGCGTAGACGATGACCTGGACGCACGTCCGTTCTTGCGTTTATGTGAGAACCAGAAGCACCTGGGCATTCACAAATACCAGCATTTTTATTTCTGGGGAGCGTATGCCATGTTGTACATCTACTGGATTTTCTTCACGGACTACGTAAAGTATTTCACTCAGAAAGTGGGCGATATTCCATTAAAGAAAATGAAGCGCGCTGACCACATCTCGTTCTGGGCGTTTAAAGTGCAGCACTTTTTGATGTTTGTGGTAGTGCCCATTTACATGGTGGGCTTCTTGCCTTGGTTGGTAGGTTTCTTGGTGTATGGCATGTTCACGGGCTTGGTGTTGAGCATTGTGTTCCAGTTGGCACATACCGTAGAAGACGCCCATTTCCCGGTGGCCACTGTTGAAACCAACAAAATTGAAGACGAGTGGGCCATTCACCAATTGCGTACCACGGCCAATTTTGCGACTAAGAACAAAGTGGTTTCTTGGTTGACGGGCGGTTTGAACTTCCAGATTGAGCACCACTTATTCCCTAAAATCTCACACGTGCATTATCCTGAGATCAGCAAAATCATAAAACAGACTTGCGCTGAGTATAAGATTCCGTATATTGAGTACGAAAAAACAAGAACGGCCATTGCTTCTCACATTTCACACTTGAGATATCTGGCTAAGGCTGCATAA
- a CDS encoding M1 family metallopeptidase has translation MKTFLIKNTWVMGACLLSLLATSAQAQTTPTFTRQDTLRGSITPERAWWDLTHYDLSLKVNPKDSTLQGMNKVSYKVLQPHQTLQIDLQAPMRIERVTQNGQNLVVRQDSNAWYIQLQQPQTAGAMHSIDVYFSGKPQVSVNPPWSGGVTWKQDALGNPFIATSVQGDGASLFWPNKDHMYDEPDSMMIRVNVPLPLVDVSNGRLRKVEEHADSTRTFHWAVTNPINNYGVNFNVGNYVSFSEVYQGEKGPLDCIYYVLPENLEKAKAQFKDVPRMLKAFEHWFGPYPFYEDSYKLVEVPYLGMEHQSSVTYGNKFQNGYLGRDLSGTGWGLKFDFIIIHESGHEWFANNITYKDVADMWVHEAFTAYSENLFVDYYYGKEASSAYVIGTRKGIQNNRPIVGKYDVNYAGSGDMYSKGANMLHMVRQLVGNDMKWRLILRGLNQDFYHQVVTGAQVEQYISQKSGQNLTGFFDQYLRDTRIPVLEYKLNGNTLEYRWTNCLDTFNMPVKVVVSGKTKWIKPVATTWKKTTVSHKAAEITVDPNFYVTSKRVE, from the coding sequence ATGAAAACCTTTTTGATCAAAAATACCTGGGTGATGGGTGCTTGCCTGCTCTCGTTACTAGCCACTTCGGCCCAGGCCCAAACTACGCCTACCTTTACGCGGCAAGACACTTTGCGCGGCTCCATTACGCCAGAGCGCGCCTGGTGGGACTTGACGCACTATGACCTGTCCCTAAAAGTAAACCCGAAGGACAGTACGCTGCAGGGCATGAACAAGGTCAGCTACAAAGTCTTGCAACCGCACCAGACGCTACAGATTGACCTACAGGCCCCCATGCGCATTGAGCGCGTGACGCAGAACGGGCAGAACCTGGTGGTACGGCAAGACAGCAACGCCTGGTATATTCAACTGCAACAGCCACAGACGGCAGGGGCTATGCATTCCATTGACGTGTACTTCAGTGGCAAGCCGCAGGTGAGCGTGAACCCACCCTGGAGCGGCGGCGTCACCTGGAAACAGGACGCACTAGGAAATCCGTTCATCGCCACCTCGGTGCAAGGGGACGGCGCCAGCCTCTTCTGGCCCAACAAGGACCACATGTACGACGAGCCCGACAGCATGATGATACGCGTGAACGTACCCCTGCCGCTGGTAGACGTTTCTAACGGAAGGTTACGAAAGGTGGAGGAGCACGCAGACAGCACCAGAACGTTTCATTGGGCGGTTACTAATCCCATCAACAACTACGGTGTCAACTTCAACGTGGGCAACTATGTGTCGTTCTCAGAAGTCTACCAAGGCGAGAAAGGACCGCTGGATTGTATCTACTATGTCTTACCTGAAAACCTGGAGAAAGCCAAAGCCCAGTTCAAGGACGTGCCGCGTATGCTAAAGGCCTTTGAGCACTGGTTTGGGCCTTATCCTTTCTATGAAGACAGCTATAAGTTGGTAGAGGTACCATACCTGGGCATGGAGCACCAAAGCTCGGTGACGTATGGCAACAAATTCCAGAACGGTTATTTGGGCCGAGACTTGAGCGGCACCGGCTGGGGCCTTAAGTTTGACTTCATCATCATCCATGAGAGCGGGCATGAATGGTTTGCTAACAACATCACCTACAAAGACGTTGCGGACATGTGGGTACATGAGGCGTTCACGGCCTACTCAGAGAACCTGTTTGTGGACTATTATTACGGCAAAGAAGCCAGCAGCGCGTATGTGATTGGCACGCGCAAAGGCATTCAAAACAACCGCCCCATTGTAGGGAAGTATGACGTCAACTACGCCGGCTCTGGGGACATGTACTCTAAAGGTGCCAACATGCTGCACATGGTGCGGCAGCTGGTGGGCAATGACATGAAATGGCGCCTGATCCTGCGCGGCCTCAACCAAGACTTCTACCACCAGGTAGTGACCGGCGCGCAAGTTGAGCAGTACATTTCTCAGAAGAGCGGGCAGAACCTCACTGGCTTTTTTGACCAATACCTGCGTGACACCCGCATTCCGGTGCTGGAGTACAAACTCAATGGCAACACCTTAGAATACCGTTGGACCAATTGCCTGGACACCTTCAACATGCCGGTTAAGGTGGTAGTGAGTGGCAAAACCAAATGGATCAAGCCCGTAGCCACTACTTGGAAGAAAACCACGGTCTCCCATAAAGCCGCTGAAATAACGGTAGACCCCAATTTTTATGTAACCAGTAAGCGGGTAGAATAG